A single region of the Sorghum bicolor cultivar BTx623 chromosome 9, Sorghum_bicolor_NCBIv3, whole genome shotgun sequence genome encodes:
- the LOC8071299 gene encoding glucose and ribitol dehydrogenase homolog yields MRAALLRLLHLPVVASRSPSSPLRPAPAARAMASQKQFPPQQQGSQPGKEHAMDPRPEAILQNYKAANKLKNKVALVTGGDSGIGRAVCLLFAAEGASVAFTYVKGHEDKDAEETLRALRDISSRTGARPPMALAADLGYEDSCRSVVEEVASAHGGRIDVLVNNAAEQHERRSITEVAEPDLDRVFRTNIFSYFLTTKHAVARMAPHGGGSVINTASVNAYKGHKTLLDYTSTKGAIVSFTRALALQLADKGIRVNGVAPGPIWTPLIPASFGEEKVEQFGSEVPMKRAGQPAEVAPSYVFLASEQDSSYITGQFLHVNGGVIVNG; encoded by the exons ATGCGCGCAGCATTGCTTCGTCTCCTCCACCTCCCTGTCGTTGCTAgtagatcaccatcatcaccactcCGACCGGCTCCGGCGGCTCGCGCCATGGCGTCCCAGAAGCAGTTCCCGCCGCAGCAGCAGGGATCCCAGCCCGGCAAGGAGCACGCCATGGACCCGCGCCCTGAGGCCATCCTCCAGAACTACAAGGCGGCGAACAAGCTCAAGAACAAGGTGGCGCTGGTGACCGGCGGCGACTCCGGCATCGGCCGCGCGGTGTGCCTCCTCTTCGCGGCGGAGGGCGCGTCGGTAGCCTTCACGTACGTGAAGGGCCACGAGGACAAGGACGCGGAGGAGACGCTCCGGGCGCTGCGCGACATCTCCTCCCGCACGGGCGCGCGCCCGCCCATGGCGCTCGCCGCCGACCTCGGGTACGAGGACAGCTGCCGGAgcgtggtggaggaggtggcgtCGGCGCACGGCGGCCGCATCGACGTGCTCGTCAACAACGCCGCCGAGCAGCACGAGCGGCGGTCCATCACGGAGGTCGCCGAGCCCGACCTCGACCGCGTGTTCCGCACCAACATCTTCTCCTACTTCCTCACGACGAAGCACGCGGTGGCGCGCATGGCGCCGCACGGCGGCGGGTCCGTCATCAACACGGCGTCGGTGAACGCGTACAAGGGACACAAGACGCTGCTGGACTACACGTCCACCAAGGGCGCCATCGTGTCCTTCACGCGCGCGCTGGCGCTGCAGCTCGCCGACAAGGGCATCCGTGTCAATGGCGTCGCGCCGGGGCCTATCTGGACGCCGCTCATCCCGGCGTCGTTCGGCGAGGAGAAGGTGGAGCAGTTCGGCTCCGAGGTGCCCATGAAGCGCGCCGGACAGCCGGCTGAGGTTGCGCCTAGCTACGTCTTCCTCGCCAGCGAGCAGGACTCGTCGTACATCACCGGACAGTTCCTCCACGTCAACG GAGGCGTCATCGTCAATGGGTAG